CGGAATTATCGGTGATGGGAAACATCCGCCCGTCTGCTTCAGTTTTTAACTGTACGCCGCGACGAGTAAACCAATCGACAGTATCTTGACTTTGAAACCGAGTGAATGCACCCCGCAAGGCTTTCCCACCTCTAGGGTAATTTTGGACTAGTGCAGCTGGGTCGAAACAAGCATGGGTGACATTACAGCGTCCCCCGCCAGAAATCAATACTTTTGTCAATGGTTGACGACCAGCTTCTAGTAAAGTAACTTGCGTGTGGGGATGGTTTTCAGCACAGGCGATCGCGCTAAAAAAACCCGCCGCCCCACCGCCGATAACTATGACTTTCAATTGCAAGGTAGTTGGTAATTGGTAGTTGGTGAGTGGCTAGTGGCTGGTAGCTAGTAGCTGGATTCTTTATCTAGTCACTAGTCACTAGCCACTAGCCACTGATTTAATGTCCCAGCAATTTATCCCGCAAATGCTTGATGCGATCGCGATATTTTGCTGCCTCTTCAAATTCTAGATTTTTTGCTGCTTCTTTCATCTGTGCTTCCAGTTGGGTAATTAATTCTGGAATCTGTTCTAAGGGTAAATCGCTGGCTTGTTCGTAAACAGTTTCTAATTCTTGGGCGTTTAAACGACGCGACACGGCTAAGAAGGATAAAATCGCGTTACTCGATTTTTTCACGATCTGCTGGGGCGTAATCCCGTGCTTTTCGTTATATTCGATTTGAATTGCCCGTCGTCGTTCTGTTTCCGAGATCGCCTTTGCCATGCTATCTGTGAGGTTATCGGCGTACAAAATCGCCTGTCCCCGCACGTTTCTGGCTGCCCTACCGATAGTTTGAATTAGCGATCGCTCTGCCCGCAAGAAACCTTCTTTATCTGCGTCTAAAATTGCCACTAGCGAGACTTCGGGTAAGTCCAATCCTTCCCGCAACAGGTTCACTCCTACCAAGACATCAAAACTACCTTCGCGCAAATCTTGTAAAATCTCGATCCGTTCGATCGAATTAATCTCGGAGTGGAGGTAGCGGACGCGAATCCCGTGGTCTTGAAGATATTCTGTCAGGTCTTCTGCCATTCGCTTTGTCAGGGTTGTTACCAGCGTCCGTTCGCGCCGATCCACCCGCTGTTTAATTTCACCTAAAAGATCGTCAATTTGCCCCTCGGTAGGACGGACGAAAATTTCTGGATCGACTACACCTGTAGGACGAATCACTTGTTCTACTACTCGTCCCTCTGAAACCTCTAATTCCCAATTCCCAGGAGTTGCGGAGACAAAGACGCACTGGTTCACCTTTGCCCAAAATTCTTCTGATTTTAACGGGCGGTTGTCAGCGGCGCTGGGTAGGCGGAAACCGTGATCGATCAAGACTAACTTACGGGCGCGATCGCCGTTGTACATCCCCCGAATTTGGGGTACGGTAACGTGAGACTCATCTACTACCAACAGCCAATCGTTCGGGAAATAATCGATCAAACACTCTGGCGGTTCCCCTGCTTGTCTTCCCGCTAGGTGACGGGAATAGTTTTCTACGCCATTACAGTAGCCGACTTCACGCAACATTTCTAAGTCATAGCGCGTCCGCTGGTCAATGCGTTGTGCTTCTAGTAACTTATTCTCTGCTTCTAATTCGGCTTTACGCTGTTTTAGTTCTGCCGCGATCGCTTCCAGTGCAAATTCTAACTGGTCTTCTGGAGTGACAAAGTGTCGCGCTGGGTAAATATTCAACGCTTCCAAACTCTGAAGGATTTCCCCCGTCACCGGATCGACATATCGAATCGCGTCGATCTCGTCTCCAAAAAATTCTACTCTGACAATTCGGTCTTCGTAAGCGGGTCCAATTTCTAATACGTCACCCCGTACGCGAAATTTTCCCCGTCCCATTTCTACATCGTTGCGGTTGTACTGTACGGATGCTAAGCTGCGTAAAATTTCCCGCTGATTCACTTCCATTCCCACTTGTAAGGGAATCGAGGCGCGGAGGTATTCGGCTGGCATTCCCAAGCCGTAAATACAACTGATGGAAGCAACGACGATCGCGTCTCGCCGTTCAAAGAGCGATCGCGTGGCGGAGTGGCGTAGCATATCGATCTCGTCGTTGATCGAAGCGCTTTTTTCAATAAATGTATCGGTGACGGGGATGTAGGCTTCTGGTTGGTAGTAATCGTAGTAACTGACAAAGTACTCCACCGCATTGTTTGGGAAAAACTCTCTCAACTCGTTACAAAGTTGGGCAGCAAGGGTTTTATTATGAGCGAGTACCAGTGTTGGCTTGCCAATCTTTTCAATAACCGCAGCCATTGTAAAGGTCTTACCCGTTCCCGTAGCTCCAAGTAAAGTTTGGTAACGATGTCCGGCTTGAATGGACTTTACAAGTTGAGCGATCGCCGACGGTTGATCGCCTGTAGGTGCAAACGGCGCTTGAAGGCTAAATTGCATCATGAAGAAGGGAGTAGTTATCAGTGACCAGTGACCGGTGACCAGTTATTAGTGATATCTTGCCAACAACTAACAACTAACAACGCTCAACTAACAACTAATGACCAATGACCTTCATTTATCTTAACATATTTAAGTTTTTCTATGTTTATTCCGTTAAGATACCTATAACTATATAATCTTTTTTAACGTTAAACTCAGATAGCAGTAATTAACCGATAAAAACCACTCGGAATTTTCTCTGGCTATTTGCTATTGCTCGATAGAAACTTAGAGGTTTGCGATTATGACTAATGCCAGTAATGCGAGAAAAAATGGTAACGGTTCCACCAGCCGCAGACCGCGTGCCAAGAGTACCGAGTCTAAGGCTGAGAATCAAGTGGTGACTGGCGAGATCGAAAGTTCGGCTTTGAGTGTATCCGCCGATGGTAAGCCACTGGCTGGTAGTGTTGTCAACGTGGCAGGACTGCGCCCGATCGCCGCAAGCAGTTTAGTGGTGCGAGAAGAAGTGAACATGCATGGGATTCGCCCCATCATGGCTACCGATTTTGATACATTCGACACTGTTAACATCTCTGGTATTCGCCCGATTGAGGCAAATCATTTAGAGATTGTGGATACAATCAACTCAGCTGGATTGCGTCCGATTATGGCAGACCAGTTCAAATACTCCAACATTATTCCCTTAATGGGCGATCGCCCCATTGCCGAAGATGCCTTTGATTTCTCCACCACTTATGTATCTTCTGGAATGCGTCCAATTGCTTCTAATGAAATCGACAACTATCCATATTTAATGGGTTATATCGATTAAGAAATCAAAATCTAATCGTGCCTTTATAAACCTAGTTGTTTAATACAGCTAGGTTTTTTTATCGGTCATTCGTCATTTGTCATTTGCGATAGTAATTCTTAACTTTTAACTTTTGACTTTTGACTTTTGACTTACTAAGCTTTATCTCTTTCTTTTTATAGAGAACTCGAATCAGTCTTGTGGCAGAAGGCTAAAACTATTATTTTCAGATAAATTGTTCAGTGTAGAGACAAAAGCTCTCTCAAGTTGGCACTCAACTTAGAAGCTAATTTGAATTCACAAGGAGAAATAGCATGAGCGCAGAAGATAGAGCAAAAGCTACTGCTAAAAATATTGAAGGAAAAGCCCAAGAAGCTTTAGGAAATATTACAGGCGATCCTGAAGATAAAGCAGAAGGCAAAGCTAAGCAAGCAGAAGGACAAACACGTCATGCTGCTGAAGACGTAAAAGATGAAGTGAAGAAGAACCTCTAATCAAACTTTAGAAAATCGGAAGGTAAAATAAGTGAGAGTGTGAAATTTTACCTTCCTCAATTTTTTCAAAAACGGAATTGACATCAATAATTTTAGGGAGGAAACGGAAGTGAATTTCATGCAGCACTTTCGTAGAATTGCGATCGTTCTTTCAGCCATTTTCTTACTGACAACAACAGTTGCTTGTAGTAGCAGCGTACAAGCAAAGCAACCCAATGCTAACGTACCAACAGTTAGCCGCAGTGCTGATTACGGACAAATTGCTCGTGGGAATACACCAGTCGGGCAAGACTTTGGGACTTGGGTAACTCGCACAGGCAAAGGACTGGTTCAAGACGCATATGTAAGAGACAACAATAAGCTAGGCGTAGTTATTACCCCGGATGTTCGTCCGAATGAAGTGAAGCCATTAGCGAAATCTTTGGCACAAGGGTTTCATAAAAACTTCCCTAACCAGGACTTGACAGTCTTAATGTACGCTCCTGACAAAAAACTGATTTTGACAGCACAATATGATGTGCAAACAAATCAGATTCAGTACAAATAGGGTCATTTTTTTGTCATTAGTTAAATGAACGATAACTGTAGGGGCGGGTTCACCCGAACTTCTTACTTATAAAAGTAGATATTAATAAACTCGCTCTCTTGATAAAACAGTTATTTAAACTAGCTGATGACAGGTGAACGGTTTAAAAAAAGGAGATTGGAATTATGACTAGCAGCGACAAATACAGAAGGGAAATCATGGGCGATCTAGCGCAAGGTAACACGGAAAACCTTGACGCATATCCCTCAAATAATCCAGAACAAGAGTACGAGAACTTTGACGATTTCGCTCAAAGATCGTCATACGATCAGCGCCGCCAAATGTTCGGTAACTCTTTACAGCACGAGCGCATTCCTCCAGCGCAAATGGAGCCAGAATTGCAAAAAGCGATCGCCCAAATTAAACCCAACGAACGGGATGATGTGGCGCGGGCTTTCTTCAAGCATTTAAGTAAGAAAGGTTTACACGATCGCGATTTAGAAAGACAACTGGGACTCTCTACCCACAATCCCAACCGTATGAGTGCTGATGATGTGAGCAAATTGGCTGCTTATGCATATCACAACCATCCAGACATCTTCCAAGAAGTCATGGCGGAACAACCAGCTATTATCAAGTTCCTTAGCAATCCCCTAGTAGCAGCCGTATTGGGTATCGCTGCGGCTAAGTGGCTAGGTAGTCATCGGAAATAAGATTTAGGCATAGAGATTGTATTGTGGTGCAATACATCATGTAGGGGCGCACGGCTGTGCGCCCCTACTACAACTTGTATCTCTACATAGGTGAAAGCGACATCTGAACTACTAGTTTTTCCCAGACTTTAATTGTCGATCGCAGAGGTTGAACTATGAATTGCATCACCCGGTCTACCGTAGAATGAAACATTCTTAATCTGTGTTTGTTACACTCATATCCTGCTCGTTCGCTGCGATCGCGAAAAATATAAATGTCTTTCCCATCAGAATATAGACATTCATATTCTGGGTTCTCATCAAAATTTGAATAATATTTTATACACGTACAAGCTTTATCAATTTTGCCTACAGATAGTCTAAATATTATCCTTATTGTATTTTTGACATAAGCTATATAATGATTGAGAATGCGGTTGAAATTCTGCCGCTCTTGGGGGAAAGATTTCACCTTTTCGTGTAAAAGCAATAGATGTAAATTTGCTGCGAGTGTAAAAGCTCCCAATCCTAGTAACCCTAAATTTTGTGCTTGTTGAACTAAATCTTTAAGTGCCTCATCTAAATCGCTTTGTAGAGATATTTCACAGCAATTTGCTATAGATGAAAACGCTTGAATAAAATAGTTATCGAGTAGTTCTTTCAGTAGCTCGGTTTGGGCTTCAAGTGTTGCGATCGCCTCCAAATCTGCTGGCTGTCTGACAATCGTACTAATATCATTAATAGTATTGTTTGTAAGTTTTTGATAATCTAGTTCTTGAAAGATAAACTGAAGCTGCTTCAAATCCTTTTGTTCTTCTACCAAAGCATCTGTAGTTTTCTCTAGAACCGATTGCCATGTAATTGCGAAAACATCAGTGGAATGAGGCTCGGAAGAACTATGCTCGCCAAAGTAAGTAGAGCGATCGCTTGGCGTAACGTTGGCAAAATCTGGCGGTGGCATTTTACTAACTTCTACTTCCAGAGGATCGCCAATAGACACGATCTTGACATCTTGCATGATGTCTCCAACCAACTGTCGCTGCTTAGGACTGAGTTTTTGCCAACTACTACCCCAAAGCTTAGCAACTTTCTGATTTTGGATGTCGCGCTCGTTTCCTGAGGTCATAAGAAAACTCATAAGTCAAAATGTATAGAAGCAGCTTAGTCAAGTTAAACGGCGTTGCGCTCGACTATTACAATTTTTGAGAGGTAAGTCAACTCGATCTGTCAGAATTCTTCCAATCGGAGCGTTTGTGTTGGTTAAACTTTGCTGTTAAGCTAGTTGACATTAGAAGGAATGCAACTAAGCAATAAAATAACTCTGAAAAATTCAAAGTTTACAGCTATGAGAATAGATATGCTTAAAGTAGTATATCTACTGAGGTAAAAAATGACTGTACGATAGCGGACGTAGACTCGCACAATCTCAACAGTGAATGAAGCGGCGAATTGATTGGGATTGCGTGTTAAATATTATGTGTTAAACGTATCAAGCGATCGAACTCATTTTTGACGACTTTGTAACACTCGCAGGCACTAGATTGCAGCAGTTGGCGATCGACTATAGCAATTTTGCCCCGAGAATATCGAATCATTCCCGCTTGTTGTAAAGCTGTAGCCGCTACAGTCACTCCAGAACGGCGGATACCTAACATTTGAGCGATAAATTCTTGAGTCAGTAACAATTGCTCGGACTCAATTCGATCTTCAATTGATAGCAACCACCGCGCCAAGCGCTGCTCTACAGTGTGGCGGCTGTTACAAGCAGCTGTTTGAGCTACTTGAGTAAACAAAGCTTGGGTATAGAGCAGTATGAGCCGGTGTAGCACTCCGTGGCGATCGAATTCGGCTTTGAGGCGATCGGCTGTTATTCCGATCGCCTCACCAGGAATCTGCACGATCGCCTGAGTTGTGACGCTGCCACCTCCCCAGCAGACTGGTAAACCCACCATACCATCTCTTCCCACTACACCAACTTCTATTGTCGCTCCGTCCTCCATCAGCGATACCATAGACACTAAAGCCTGAGTGGGAAAATAAACGTATTCGATTAGCTCGTTAATTTCATGCAAAATCTGCCGATGAGATAAGCAGACAACTTCTAAGTGAGGTTGTAGGCGTTGGTATTCCTCCGTTGGTAAAGCAGCCAGCAAGTGATTTTTGCGATAAAGCTCGTTAGCTTCAGAATCCGACACGTAAAGCTTCCTCCATCGATTTAATTGAAAATAATTGGGGTTTAACCTGCTTCGATCGCGCAAGATAAGTTTTGACATCACTCCAGCATTAGTTTCGAGGATGTCGGCACTGTCATCTATCGAGCGTCGCAGGAAAATTAAAATGAGGGGAAAATCAAAATATTTGAGCTATTTACTACTAGCTTGCTTCTACCAAGAAATAGCATTGACATAGTAGCCAATATCGAATATGAAGAATGAAGATCTCGTATTGAATTGGAGCGATAAATCGATAATATTTTGACTTCATGCAATTGGAGTTACAGGCATAGCTCAGCTTTTCACTTCAAAATCGTACACAAAGCTGACAAAAACCAAAGTACGATAACGTACATACACGGCTTGTTATACTAATTTTGTAGGTATTCTTAAGTAGGAGTTAAGATTTACTTCTCGGTGAGAAATATAATGAGGAAAAACACTGCCCTGTCCTGTGCCATACCTTTTCCTGATAAAAAACACATGGCTAAGGACATCTGCCAATGAGTGGATCTGAACTCGATCGAAAAGTTAATCAAAAGGATCTAAACAATCGCTTACTATCTGCTTTATCTCAAGAAGCCTATTGCAGCCTCCAATCTCATCTCGAAATTGTTTCTTTGGCATTCAAGCAGGTTTTGTTTCAGCCACAAGAGCGAATACCTTATGTCTATTTTCCAACGAGTTGTTTAGTTTCCCTCTTAACCGTTATGACAGACGGTACTGCCGTAGAGGTAGGTGTTGTAGGTAACGATGGCATGGCAGGGATTCCCTTATTTTTGGGAACCGACATATCTAACTTTAAGGCGATCGTTCAAATTCCAGGGGAAGCAATACGGCTGAGAGCCGATGTCTTCAAGCAAGCGATCGCTCAAGTCGATACTCTATCGCTCTGGATACAACGGTATATCAATCTGCTCCTAATCCAAATTGCTCAAACATCTGCTTGTAACAGCCGCCATCCCGTCGAACAACGATGCTGTCGCTGGTTGCTGATGATGCACGATAGTGCCAGAGACGATAAATTTGAATTGACCCAAGAGTTTTTAGCTCAAATGCTTTGCGTGCGCCGCGCTAGCGTGACAGAGGTGGCATTAAAACTGCAAAAAATAGGCTTACTTCAATATAATCGCGGTAAGATGACAATTTGCGATCGCCAAGGTTTAGAGGCGACAGCGTGCGAGTGTTACGGTTTGCTACGAGCAGAACGCGATCGCTTGTTTGGCTGATGGTTCGCAGTTGCGATTCCATCCTAAACGATTAAAAAATAGAAGAAACCCGCACGGGCGGGTTTTCTTAACCTTAGTTTTCTTAACCGGAGCTTTGTTCAAATTCGTGCCAGCTCGTGTTAAATAGTTTTGCGATCGCTGAGTCTTAGGATCGGATGTTAAAACTATCTACTAATTACCACCAGATACGGTAGACTTATCGTGTACTGCGGGATCTTCTGGTTTCTGATGCCACTGACCATCTTCCCCTTGTTCGTATTCTTGGCTAACGCTGTTCCAAGCAACGTTCGTTGCAGCGTCTTCACTCATCCCATCTGACTGTGCGGCATTAAATGCGGCTAAAAAGATCTGCTGTCCGTGTTGGGGTAACTTTTCGGTAATTTCTGCCGGTAATTCTTCTACATTGTTGTAAGCCACGATCTATTTTTCCTTACTTTCATTATTAGTTCAATCCTAAATAGGAAATAGAGAGGCTTCCTCTTTCCACAAGCATAAATACAACAGCAGGTAGTTTTTTCAATCG
This window of the Chroococcidiopsis thermalis PCC 7203 genome carries:
- the uvrB gene encoding excinuclease ABC subunit UvrB; translated protein: MMQFSLQAPFAPTGDQPSAIAQLVKSIQAGHRYQTLLGATGTGKTFTMAAVIEKIGKPTLVLAHNKTLAAQLCNELREFFPNNAVEYFVSYYDYYQPEAYIPVTDTFIEKSASINDEIDMLRHSATRSLFERRDAIVVASISCIYGLGMPAEYLRASIPLQVGMEVNQREILRSLASVQYNRNDVEMGRGKFRVRGDVLEIGPAYEDRIVRVEFFGDEIDAIRYVDPVTGEILQSLEALNIYPARHFVTPEDQLEFALEAIAAELKQRKAELEAENKLLEAQRIDQRTRYDLEMLREVGYCNGVENYSRHLAGRQAGEPPECLIDYFPNDWLLVVDESHVTVPQIRGMYNGDRARKLVLIDHGFRLPSAADNRPLKSEEFWAKVNQCVFVSATPGNWELEVSEGRVVEQVIRPTGVVDPEIFVRPTEGQIDDLLGEIKQRVDRRERTLVTTLTKRMAEDLTEYLQDHGIRVRYLHSEINSIERIEILQDLREGSFDVLVGVNLLREGLDLPEVSLVAILDADKEGFLRAERSLIQTIGRAARNVRGQAILYADNLTDSMAKAISETERRRAIQIEYNEKHGITPQQIVKKSSNAILSFLAVSRRLNAQELETVYEQASDLPLEQIPELITQLEAQMKEAAKNLEFEEAAKYRDRIKHLRDKLLGH
- a CDS encoding CsbD family protein; its protein translation is MSAEDRAKATAKNIEGKAQEALGNITGDPEDKAEGKAKQAEGQTRHAAEDVKDEVKKNL
- a CDS encoding Crp/Fnr family transcriptional regulator — its product is MSDSEANELYRKNHLLAALPTEEYQRLQPHLEVVCLSHRQILHEINELIEYVYFPTQALVSMVSLMEDGATIEVGVVGRDGMVGLPVCWGGGSVTTQAIVQIPGEAIGITADRLKAEFDRHGVLHRLILLYTQALFTQVAQTAACNSRHTVEQRLARWLLSIEDRIESEQLLLTQEFIAQMLGIRRSGVTVAATALQQAGMIRYSRGKIAIVDRQLLQSSACECYKVVKNEFDRLIRLTHNI
- a CDS encoding Crp/Fnr family transcriptional regulator: MSGSELDRKVNQKDLNNRLLSALSQEAYCSLQSHLEIVSLAFKQVLFQPQERIPYVYFPTSCLVSLLTVMTDGTAVEVGVVGNDGMAGIPLFLGTDISNFKAIVQIPGEAIRLRADVFKQAIAQVDTLSLWIQRYINLLLIQIAQTSACNSRHPVEQRCCRWLLMMHDSARDDKFELTQEFLAQMLCVRRASVTEVALKLQKIGLLQYNRGKMTICDRQGLEATACECYGLLRAERDRLFG
- a CDS encoding ChaB family protein; translation: MAYNNVEELPAEITEKLPQHGQQIFLAAFNAAQSDGMSEDAATNVAWNSVSQEYEQGEDGQWHQKPEDPAVHDKSTVSGGN